From Leptospira stimsonii, the proteins below share one genomic window:
- a CDS encoding adenylate/guanylate cyclase domain-containing protein, translating to MNFVNLFRSFKNALNILDRKSMPESVLEVLKKEELNGIIITNYFRYLIAFFFAIQVIANLDAGSKTTNLIAFSVYLFLTITHTIVIRAFPDSIISIFNYITLFAEYILILLILLFYTFTVPNVDYGFTLKNPINLFYLFPIIYSLLQFRIRFVFIGLFLFYLFYFSILWLAVSSGKLTYAQHWGEYVSGPAVLLEDIITGKPTLYFCFSIVIAMGIFRTVSMVRRIGIAEGQKTELSRYFSPKIVHEMMENPKTLQSGNRQTVSILFLDIRNFTSMSENMDPKELSELLSEFRNIMMECVFENNGTLDKYIGDAVMATFGTPHPSPSAEVDARNAVGCGVIMQKRLSEWNFQRKSEGKTPIAIGIGIHTGEVFAGNIGNDLHREYTVIGDAVNTASRIESLCKLLKKSFLISKETMELLGGKYTLNRMPRVKVKGKEEPIQVYEVMWG from the coding sequence TTGAACTTTGTGAATCTATTTCGTTCCTTCAAAAACGCGCTGAACATTTTGGACCGAAAGTCCATGCCGGAATCGGTCTTGGAAGTCCTAAAAAAAGAGGAATTGAACGGGATCATTATTACGAATTATTTCCGATATCTGATCGCGTTCTTTTTTGCGATTCAGGTGATCGCCAATTTGGACGCGGGAAGTAAAACCACGAACTTGATCGCTTTTTCCGTGTATCTCTTTTTGACAATCACTCATACGATCGTGATCAGAGCCTTTCCGGATTCTATCATTTCCATTTTTAATTACATCACTCTGTTCGCGGAATACATTCTCATTCTCCTCATTCTTCTTTTTTATACGTTTACGGTTCCGAACGTGGATTACGGTTTCACTCTGAAAAATCCGATCAACTTGTTCTATCTTTTCCCGATCATCTATTCCTTGTTGCAATTTCGAATTCGTTTCGTCTTTATCGGCCTTTTTCTTTTTTATCTCTTCTACTTCTCAATCCTTTGGTTGGCCGTTTCTTCCGGAAAACTCACCTACGCGCAACACTGGGGCGAATACGTCAGCGGCCCCGCCGTTTTGTTAGAAGATATCATCACCGGAAAACCTACTTTGTATTTTTGTTTTTCCATCGTGATCGCAATGGGTATTTTTCGAACCGTTTCCATGGTGAGAAGAATCGGAATCGCTGAAGGACAAAAGACGGAACTTTCCAGATATTTTTCCCCGAAGATCGTTCATGAGATGATGGAAAATCCCAAAACACTTCAGAGTGGAAATCGTCAGACGGTAAGTATCCTTTTTTTAGACATTCGGAATTTTACGTCCATGTCCGAGAATATGGATCCGAAGGAACTCAGCGAACTTCTATCAGAATTTCGTAATATTATGATGGAATGCGTTTTTGAAAACAACGGAACTTTGGACAAATACATCGGAGACGCCGTAATGGCCACCTTTGGAACTCCTCATCCATCCCCGTCCGCCGAAGTGGACGCGAGAAACGCAGTCGGATGCGGTGTGATTATGCAAAAACGTCTTTCCGAATGGAACTTCCAGAGAAAGTCGGAGGGTAAAACTCCGATCGCGATCGGAATCGGAATTCACACGGGAGAGGTTTTTGCCGGCAATATCGGCAACGACCTTCACAGAGAATATACCGTCATCGGAGACGCGGTCAACACTGCTTCTCGTATCGAATCCCTTTGTAAATTGTTGAAGAAGTCCTTTTTGATTTCCAAAGAGACCATGGAGCTGTTAGGCGGAAAATACACCCTCAATCGAATGCCCCGCGTAAAAGTAAAAGGCAAAGAAGAACCCATTCAAGTTTACGA
- a CDS encoding oxidoreductase, which translates to MSQKIALVAGATGLIGNYLLEELSHSGEYSKVYAIVRRPGSVTGAEEIVADYDTLSATSIPKGVSDVFCSLGTTISKAGSQENFRKVDYDYVLKLANLAKSAGAKSFLVVSALGADVKSMIFYNRVKREMERDLESVGFVFTGIFRPSLLVGEREEVRFGETAGHLLFKVLNPFLLGGTRKYRSIHGRTVAKAMVTIAQKEPGGVRILESDRIESIGSQ; encoded by the coding sequence ATGAGTCAAAAAATTGCGCTCGTCGCTGGTGCTACTGGTCTGATCGGAAATTATCTCTTGGAAGAATTGTCTCATTCCGGCGAATATTCAAAGGTCTACGCCATCGTTCGAAGACCCGGGTCCGTGACCGGTGCCGAGGAAATCGTCGCGGATTATGACACGTTATCCGCTACATCGATTCCAAAGGGAGTTTCGGACGTTTTTTGTAGTCTGGGAACTACGATTTCGAAAGCGGGAAGTCAGGAGAATTTTAGGAAAGTAGATTATGATTACGTTCTCAAACTCGCGAATCTCGCGAAGTCCGCGGGCGCCAAATCGTTTTTAGTCGTAAGCGCGCTCGGAGCCGACGTCAAATCGATGATTTTCTATAATCGAGTCAAACGGGAAATGGAAAGGGATTTGGAAAGTGTGGGTTTCGTTTTTACGGGAATCTTTCGTCCTTCTTTGTTGGTAGGGGAGCGAGAGGAAGTTCGTTTCGGAGAAACCGCAGGGCATTTATTATTTAAAGTTTTGAATCCTTTCCTTCTGGGAGGAACTCGAAAATACAGATCGATTCATGGACGGACTGTCGCGAAGGCGATGGTTACAATCGCCCAGAAAGAACCCGGCGGAGTTCGGATCTTGGAATCAGATCGAATCGAGTCCATCGGAAGCCAGTGA